One Glycine max cultivar Williams 82 chromosome 6, Glycine_max_v4.0, whole genome shotgun sequence DNA segment encodes these proteins:
- the LOC100819169 gene encoding pentatricopeptide repeat-containing protein At4g11690 yields the protein MSQSHEALILIQKMVKVPPTKALLLFNTATYQGLQHTSHSISFILNHLLSSGMLPQAQSLILRLISGRIPSSLMLQLTQAHFTPCLTYTPLYDTIVNAYVHSHSTDQALTFLHHMIHEGHVPLSNTFNNLMCLLIRSNYFDKAWWIFNELKSKVVLDAYSFGIMIKGCCEAGYFVKGFRLLAMLEEFGLSPNVVIYTTLIDGCCKYGNVMLAKNLFCKMDRLGLVPNPHTYSVLMNGFFKQGLQREGFQMYENMKRSGIVPNAYAYNCLISEYCNGGMVDKAFKVFAEMREKGIACGVMTYNILIGGLCRGKKFGEAVKLVHKVNKVGLSPNIVTYNILINGFCDVGKMDTAVRLFNQLKSSGLSPTLVTYNTLIAGYSKVENLAGALDLVKEMEERCIAPSKVTYTILIDAFARLNYTEKACEMHSLMEKSGLVPDVYTYSVLIHGLCVHGNMKEASKLFKSLGEMHLQPNSVIYNTMIHGYCKEGSSYRALRLLNEMVHSGMVPNVASFCSTIGLLCRDEKWKEAELLLGQMINSGLKPSVSLYKMVHKVKEILGFHGMKPKEMRS from the exons ATGTCCCAGTCGCACGAAGCTCTGATTCTCATCCAAAAAATGGTGAAAGTGCCTCCAACAAAAGCACTCTTGTTGTTCAACACCGCAACCTATCAAGGCCTTCAGCACACTTCCCACTCTATCTCCTTCATCCTAAATCATCTCCTTTCCTCTGGCATGCTACCCCAAGCCCAATCTCTGATCCTGCGTCTAATCTCTGGTCGAATCCCCTCCTCCTTAATGCTTCAACTAACACAAGCCCATTTCACCCCTTGTTTAACCTACACTCCTCTCTATGACACAATTGTCAATGCCTATGTTCATTCTCATTCAACCGACCAAGCCCTCACTTTTCTACACCACATGATTCACGAGGGCCATGTTCCTTTATCAAACACCTTCAATAATCTTATGTGCTTACTCATTAGGTCTAATTATTTCGATAAAGCTTGGTGGATATTCAATGAATTGAAGAGTAAAGTTGTTCTGGATGCCTACAGTTTTGGGATTATGATCAAGGGTTGTTGTGAAGCTGGTTACTTTGTGAAAGGCTTTCGGCTTTTGGCCATGTTGGAAGAGTTTGGTTTGTCTCCGAATGTTGTTATATACACTACTTTGATTGATGGGTGTTGCAAGTATGGAAATGTTATGCTGGCAAAGAATTTGTTTTGCAAGATGGATAGGTTGGGTTTGGTTCCCAACCCGCATACTTATAGTGTGTTAATGAATGGGTTTTTCAAGCAAGGACTTCAAAGGGAAGGGTTTCAGATGTATGAAAATATGAAGCGAAGTGGAATTGTTCCTAATGCTTATGCTTACAATTGTCTAATTAGTGAATATTGTAACGGTGGGATGGTGGATAAAGCTTTTAAGGTGTTCGCTGAAATGCGTGAGAAAGGTATTGCATGTGGGGTTATGACTTATAACATTTTAATAGGCGGGCTGTGTCGAGGGAAGAAGTTTGGGGAAGCAGTGAAGTTGGTTCATAAAGTCAACAAAGTTGGCCTTAGTCCTAACATAGTTACGTACAACATACTGATCAATGGGTTTTGCGATGTTGGAAAAATGGACACTGCTGTTAGATTATTCAATCAGTTGAAGTCAAGTGGACTATCGCCAACGTTAGTGACTTATAATACTTTGATTGCAGGGTATTCTAAGGTTGAGAATTTAGCAGGAGCTCTTGACTTGGTCAAGGAAATGGAAGAGAGATGCATTGCTCCTTCCAAAGTGACATATACGATTCTAATTGATGCCTTTGCGAGACTAAATTATACGGAGAAAGCTTGCGAGATGCATTCTTTAATGGAGAAGTCTGGTTTGGTTCCAGATGTTTACACATACAGTGTCCTAATTCATGGGTTATGTGTGCATGGTAACATGAAAGAAGCGTCAAAACTCTTCAAATCATTGGGTGAGATGCACCTCCAACCAAACAGTGTCATATATAATACCATGATTCATGGTTACTGCAAAGAAGGAAGCTCTTATAGGGCTCTTAGGCTGCTCAATGAAATGGTTCACAGTGGAATGGTTCCAAATGTGGCCAGTTTTTGTTCAACCATAGGGCTTCTTTGCCGAGATGAAAAGTGGAAGGAAGCTGAACTTCTCTTGGGACAGATGATAAATTCAGGACTAAAGCCATCAGTTTCTTTGTACAAAATGGTTCACAAAGTCAAGG AGATATTGGGTTTTCATGGTATGAAACCAAAAGAAATGCGTTCTTGA